The sequence tggaaagcaaactgaaccaggttttcctctaggattttacctgtgcttcgCTCTATTCGTTTTTTTATCCTAACaatctccctagtccttgccaatgacaagcatacccataacatgaggcaaccaccatgcttgaaaatatgaagagtggtactcagtgatatgttgtgttggatttgccccaaacataacactttgtattcaggacataaagtatgTTTCTTAGAATgcttttttgcagttttactttagtgtcttattgcaaacaggatgcatgttttggaatatttttattctgtacagtcttccttcttttttcattccttgtTTTTTACTTCTTGAGTTAggaatctttgtagtgactgggtttattgatacaccatccaaagtataattaacttcaccatgctcaaagggatattcaatgtctgctttttattttaatCCATCTACCAGTAGGGTCCCGTCCTTGCAaggaattggaaaacctccctggtctttgtggttgaatctgtgtatgaaattcactgcttgactgagtgaCCTtctagataattgtatgtgtggtgtacagagagTCATTCAAGATCATGTTgaacactattgcacacagtgagtacatgcaacttattatttgacttgtttaggcttgccataacaaaggggttgaatactcgTTTACTTATTGGTTTTCagttcatttgtaaaaaatactAAAACCATAAttccgctttgacattatggggtattttgtgtaggccagtgacacgaAATCTCaatttaaattcaagctgtaacatcgaaatgtggaaaaagtcaaggggtgatcGTGTGAATACTTAGAAGGCGCTGTATGTTGAGTCCATGGATCTGACGTtgtctggccaaaaagagtatgtCCTACTCTTTTtgcccagacagcatcagatacatgggctacatgtGGTAGGGtggaggggcgctgtttcactcaGATTCTTTCTCTGGTGAAAgtttcagccacttgcgaattgaaggaaagttgGCAGATGCACAGTGCATCGACTGGCATCTGTCTGGGACCTCATACTAAGTCAGACCTTGCTCGGAAGCCTTCACCTAATGACACAGGTTATTTTTCCTCACTTGTCAGAATCAATTTCAAGTTCACTATCCGTCAATTGCTCGCAATCTTCAGACACATAACATGCATTTCTCTCCTGTATTTGACCCAAATGAGAAAGTACTTTCTATACTGAACATAAATCTAgacgcaacatacaacaatttcaaccattttactgagttacagttcatataagaaaatcagtacatttaaataaataaatttggcCCAAATCCCTGGACttcacatgactaggcaggggtcacagccatgggtgggcctgggagggcataggtctacccacttgggagccaggccttgCACTGGGGAGTcatgcccagccaatcagaattagtttttctccacaaaagggctttattacagacagaaatattcctcGGTTTCATCAGccgtctgggtggctggtctcaggcgatcccacaggtgaagaagccggatatggaTGTCCAGGGCTGGAGTGGTTACAtgtggtttgcggttgtgaggccggttggacgtactgccaaattctcttaaacaACGTTGGAGGAAAATGacaacattcagttctctggcaacagcttgggtggacattcctgcatttagcatgccaattgcacgctcactcaaaacttaagacatacgtggcattgtgttgtgtgacaaaaatcCATATTTTAGACTTGCTTTTTTTTGTCCTCAGCACAAagtgcagctgtgtaatgatcatgctgtttcatctgcttcttgatatgccacacctgtcaggtggatggattatcttggcaaaggagaaatgctcactaacacggatgtaaacaaatttgtgcacagaatttgagaaaaataagctttttgtgcgtatggaatatttctgggatcttttatttcagctcatgaaacatgggaccaaaactttacatgctgcgtttatatttttgttcactatatacagtatctatgccTCTTCCCCCCCCGTCCGCCCTCTTCCTCGCCCGGTCCCTCCATCTCTGTGCGGGACTTCAGGAAACTCAGTATCCTGCAGCGCTCCTTTTCATCACAGCACAGTACAGGAGGGGATATCTATGAAGCATAGTGTACCTTATGGTTAACTAATCTAAGACAGAATCTGAGTCAGGCATCGGAAATGGTTACTTGTTAGTTTCACTGACCCCCAAGGCTCTGATGAAGGCAATGATGCCAAAACATACGCCTGCTTGTTTGTCCTGTCAATAAATGAACAGATCTATGCAGAAACAGAGtgctccttttctttattgtcctggggtaaggaatgttTTTTGGCCTTGGAATCCTTACTTTCATTAAGACCCTGAATACTGTGTTGTAAACCATTGACAGCAACATTGGCCAGTGCTATCTGGCATCTCTGGGacgaccctaccctaccctaaaccttaacccttaccattTTAAGTGTCTACTTCAATGGGAGGTATAGACCCAACAACAATGTGTAACAAACTGGTATCACCACTAGAGGGTAGTATTAGATAGGTGGGAGGGAGTCAAAACGGCCACACGTTATCCAGCTGTGCATTCTTGACCTTGATGTAGCTCAGAATacagagtataccaaacattaggaacaccttcctaatattgagttgcctcAGAAAAGACTCAATTCGtccaggcatggactctacaaggtgtgggaagcattggagtcaacccatgttgactccaatgcttcccacagttgtgtcaagttggctggatgtcatttggttggtggaccattcttgacacacaagGGAAACTGCTGAGCATGAAGaacccagcagcattgctgttcttgatacactcaaaccggtttacctggcacttactaccatacctccattcaaaggcacttaaaacttgtcatgtccattcaccctctgaatggcacacatacaccaaACATAAttatttaacatgtctcctccccttcatctacactgattgaagtggatttagcaagtgacatcattaagggatcatatctttcacctggattcacctggtcagtctgtcatggaaagagcaggggtTCTTAATATTTGACATTCTGTGTATTTGTCCAGCTAGAATAATATTTAGTTCATTGTGTTTTTATGGAGTAATATAACAGGACCCATTACTAGTATGTCAGTGAAGTACAGTTCATACAATAGTCttgaaagaaaaaaacataagGGGTGTTTTGATATGATTTACTCCATTCTTCACAACCAGTCAAACCACACCAATCTGCTTTCGGTccatactcacacacatactggtaTAATACATTTTGATACACTTTAAAAAGATGGCACCATTGCATGGACAGGGCAAATGTGGAAGGGTAGTGCTTGAAAAGGGCAATTAGACAAAATATTTCCTTTAATGATAAGACATCTTTAATACTATTTTATAGAATACATCTGGTTTTTGAAACTTGGAGATGTATGGTTGAAGTCAAGAATGATGCTGTTGCATAACGAACGATGTTGCATAATGTTGCATAGTTAACAATGAAGGGGCATGGACACCCAAGGAAAACAGAAGTTGGTGACAAAAGTATTTTTGTTTTAATGAATGCGAGTGAAAAGTAAAATGCTGCTGACTGCATGGGCCTAGTAACATATGATTCCATCTTAAATCCAACCAACGTTACACATGTGTACTGGATTAGAAGGGTTGCACTCGAGTTAAACACAACGTGTGCAAATGAAACCAACAATACAAGAACAACAAGCACTCACAAATGTCACTTGTCTTTTCCACAGAGCACGGACCTCCAGACAGTCATTGCTCTGTCGTCTGAAGCTTTACAACGGGGAGCTGAAGAGGTAACTTGCAAAATCTCTTTGCAGGCAATCAGAAGAGTTAGCCTAGATTGAAAATAAAACAATAACACTGTCATTCAATGAGCTATGAAGTGTTAAGCTTCAATCCAAAAGACGGAGTGTAGTTCATCTGAACATTATTCCACACGCTGACATTTAGCTTCAAAAGAGATCCAGCGTTTGATAGAGTCGAGCAGAAGAATCTTTGTCCAATATCTGTTAAGCTCAGATGAGAATTGGATAAAAGCAGACAAATCCCCAGTTGCAAGAGGAAAACCTCAGCTTTATTTATAAAGTGTCCAAAGACAAGTGTTGTAGTACTGAAGTCTCCATTTTCATAACTCATGACCGGACCTTGACGCAGCAGAGTGAAAGTCAACAAGCTTTTAAAAACAGACGTTAAAACAAATGAAGAAATGATAAAGCATCACACTGCTATGGCTCTCTGCCCCAATCCCACAGGACTGAAGCTCCTGCCTGCCCTGGTTGGGGCAGAGTAgtcctttccctctgtctcctccatccatccataccTTCCTCTGTGAAAGTACCAGTCCAACAGACCTGCTTCCATCTGTCCATCAATAAATCCATCATTCCATTTCCTTTTCTTCCTCAGACAGAAAAGCACATCGTCTTGGTAGTAGTAACAACACAGTTTTCATGTCCCCCTTCTACCCATCCTTCCCCAGTCCTTCTCAGTCTTCATGTCTCCTTCATGTAGCTTCTGCAGGCCTTAAAGTCTTTCTGAGCCAACAAAGCCACAATGCCTGGGTCACCGGAACTCATAGATGGCTGCACTGTGTTCCAGAACATGGGTGAGGTTCAGAGACTGGTACCTGTGAGGGAGAGGGCTATTTAGTGCAGAAagtcaggagaggagagatgcAGTGGCCAGTCCCAAATCAAATCAACCCCAAGCCCTCAACTCTTACTGTACAGAGAacagatatttatttattttttattagttgaaaaaaaaatatatataaaaaaaattcatGCCCCACAGAATTAGGGCATGAACTGCATTCTGACCCTGATAACCTGAGCAAATTAAATATTCATttaaagaaaaaagaaacgcatCAGAACTGATGATGCACAGGATTATGTTCTAAGTTCAAAAGGCCTGGATACATCTGAACCAGTTTTATCACATGTTCATCAATGACCCAGTTAGGATCTAGTCTCCTGTTACCATTCTGAGCTCCTATGGTAGTAGTACCCCTCTATGGTGGCTGTGGACTTCTGGAAGCAGATGTAGTAGAAACCAGCGAAGGAAGCACCGCTGATGTCTTTAATGGTGTGATCAGGGACCAGGAACTGCTCCTGTGGAGGAGAATACAACAGTTAGTACATCATTATAACAGTATATATAGAGGACATGTCGCCAAACCTCATATCCATGCTTCAGCTTTTCCTTGATAATGGAGGAATAGGTAACATGCGGTCTGGCTTGAGCTTACCTTCCACCTCATGAAGATGTAGTCAGAGTTCTTCAGCTCTTCATAGTCAAACTCATCCGAGTTGAACGTCTTTGCATACTGGTAGAAGGCCTGGAATTTGCCCTGGAGCCCAAATAGAAAATCGTTAAAACAACACAGTGTCCTTTTGCTGGAACAATACAATGTTTAACAATCATAACTATTGTTCTTGCTTGACAAATCTACCGTtattagacccccccccccccccccacaaactaGCCTGTTAGCCGTCACATCTCAGGGACTTTTGACAGACATCACAATACTATTTATTTTACAGTCTGTCCacgagaaattaacattaatcaAAAAAGATTAATGAGGGGGATGACGCCCTCACATTCTCACCTGGCAAGATTATCTCGTACTTCATTTGGCACGGAGGTCTAAAGCAGATCAGACTATTCAATTCAATTACTGAATTAGGCTAAATGAAATGAATGATCGCATATTCCATTTACCCAGTGTTTGCGatccacatcctcatctgcatcccacttcctggttagaaaCGGACGCTTCCTACTGATGATCTCCCCTGCAAAGAACGTAGTCAGCGTGGGGTATTCCTATAGAAGAAaaaaacagaaagagaaacaaGTCGTGCTAATAATCAGAACCATGAttaaaataaagggttatattAAACCTTTATTCAACCTCATTTCAGTATCAAGTAAATCATTCTCACCTCTGTCAACCCTTTGATCTTCAAGTAGCCACACAAGTATGAGTCTTCCGTGGTCACATGCTGAAAGAAACAACACAAGACTTGAAAACAGTATATAAATGTTCACTAGCTAGATAGTGGAATGAAGGATCATTCATTGTGTAACTTCTTTCCATTGATGTCATGATGTGAGCCAACGATGCATCTGAACACAGCTGAATCCCATTCTGGTAATAACATTTTCACTACTAACTACTAATGCCAGCTCACCTACCGTCACTAGAATGTGAATTCAATTAATGATAGGGTCACCTAACATCTAGGTTTCATGGACGGTGATTATGAACACTCCTTCTGGAAGCTGCCAATCATTACGTGTTTTGACATGTTTGTCAGCAAAATTAGTCGTCAGCTGACTGGCAAATGAAAGTTTCAGAAATCTAACGGACCTGCAAAACAACCTCGACATCGTAGGAGTTGCCTTTGCTCTTCTGATGTCCTCGGAACTTGGAGCCGCTATAGAGAAGCGAGGCGACAACCCCGGGCTGGTGGGTGTTGATCGGGGGAGGTGGGATAAGCGAGGCCGAGGACTTGAAGGCCATGGGGGTGTTACTGAGGTATCCAGCGGGGACGGGCATGGTTCTGGTGCCGCGGGAAGGACACCGACCGCAGTCAGTGGCCGTCCGGGCGATAGATGTAGGAAGATGGTACAGAGAGCACGAATGAGGCGGCTCACCTACATCCAAATCCCTTCAAATCCAACACTTCAGTCACTCACACCAAGCTCCAGAAAAGTAAATGGACTTCGTCGCAGGCGTCACAAAACAGCagcatcctcctctctcattagCCAAGGGATGCACTAGTCTAAAAGCGCGCTGGTCATTGGCTTATTTAGCGCAACGCTATCAATGACTTTTGAGGATGTAGTCCTTTTCGCTCTGGCACTCTTCCATTCTGTTTGATTTTATAACAAGAATGGAACTACATTTCCCATGTATCTGGGAAATCTGGCAAACACGAAAGGTCACACACATGAAAATGCGATGCAGTGAGAGGTGTGTGCAAATACGATCGTATTTCTCCAAATGATTCGTTTTAGATCAGTCAACCTTCAACTACTCTTCGTCAGTCGTTTCTTATAGCAACAGTAGTGTGTCCTGCATTTTGAAAAGCGACACTATCCGGAATTCATCATtcctgttagctaacgttagttcaGTTAGCCAATCAACTGTAGGTTTGAACCCCACTTCAATTGGGGAAACTTGTTTGTTAAAACATCTCTGTCACTGACACGATGCTGAGGAATCTTGTGAGATTTCACAATTGTCTGGggcatgctttctctctctccccactgtctGCCCAAGAGGTCAAATGTTTaagctgctccctctgctctctgtgaACTCAGAATCCTACTCCATTGTCACAGGTAAGAGATGCACCAGCCACTTGTTTCATCAAATATCAAAAGGCTGTCGAGCTTGCTGGTTTACAGTGATCATGGCTATGTGCACCATGGAGGTTGCACGTTTCTTGTCATGTTTACTTTGTTATGCTCTCATcaacagaaagaaagaaattctatGAGGATGTTAGCATATCCCACGGAGAGGGTGAGTGCTGTAGCGGGACTTGGAGAGTGAGGGACTTTCTTGAAATTATTTAAATAAGAAGTCTGAGTGCTAAGAActcatttatttttttcccccttgatTTTTGGTCTGCAGGTGGCATGTTTGAGATCAACCTGGACCGGCGGAAACTGAAAACACCTGGAGGAAAGCTGTTCACAGCCCCCAATGAAGCCTTAGCCATTGCCGTGGCGAATGAATGGGACACTCAGAAAGACATGCTCAAGTTCTACAGCATGCATATGGTATGACCTTTCACCTCAGTACTTTTGTTTAACGCTTCATGTTGGCTGTATCTGAAATGGTCACTGTACCCCATACAGGGCACTACTTTCACTAGAGCTTTTGACTTGGGCCTGGATTCAAACTAATGCTCTATATGTGGGGAAAGGGTGCAATTTGAGATTTGTTATCTCTCCTCCAGAACACTCTCTGCAACACAGCCCTCGATAACCCCACGTTCCGCAGCAAGGACCAAATGATCACTGCTGCCCTCAAGTATATGGAGACTGACACTGTCTGGTACACAGAGATCTTTGTAGTAGCATGAGGGTTTAGGGTCCCTCCATCAGTAATGATTTCTATAGATCGTTCATGTGTGTGATTGCATAGGGATTGAAACTGTGTAAGTATGTTGTCCCCTTGCAGTTACAGAGTTGAGGAGCCTCCATCACTAGTTGAGCTTCAGAATAATGAATGGGACCCTGTGTTGAACTGGATTGAAGACAGGTTGGTGATCATGATCAGTGACTCGTTTTCTGTGAGTTACCTTACAGAAAGTTCACTGGACATGTATTTGCATGTCATCTTCAGCAAAGGAGGGAAACAGAGATGTGTAGCATTGTCTTGAGAAAACTTGAATGAATGTTTTTCTCTTTCAGGTACAACGTAGTCATTGGCTCCTCCACCAGTATACTGGGGCCAGAGATCCCACAGGCGACGATGGATACTTTCCGCCAGCACCTGGGTTCCTATAACTTCTGGTCCCTGACAGGTAAAAACATCTACGAGTCATTAGAGGTACTCCCGTCCCGTGCACATGTGCAAATTCTCTACTGTATGTGGGTGCTAAAAGGAATCAGCCTCTTGCCTAGACCAATGGACTGAAAACGGAGAGAGAATCATCTCTATTTTCAGTTTGTTGGGCCACTTCAGGTAGAGGCTCTTGCTTTGCACTCAGAAGTAGCACCGGTATTTATGATCACATAATATTGCAGAGTCTCAGTTAAATAGACTGTACACGACTACTAATGTTCTTTGTGACCTCCTGTGTGTAGGTCTGGAGTATGTGATCACCCAGCTGAAGTCAGTGGTGCTTGCCTTTGCGTTAATAGACAAACACATTACAGTGGAGCAGGCCGTGCTGCTGTCACGACTAGAGGAGGAGTTCCAGGTAGGAACTCGCCACAGAAACAATGCATATACAGAGATTCTAAAAGCGTTGTGGATATGTattcaatctctttctctcttactaatgatttattttcctctctctctctctatctctccatctccatccataGATCGGGCACTGGGGAAATGTAGAGTGGGCTCATGATGTTGACCTGTATGAGCTGAGGTCACGTACAGCAGCAGGGGCTCTGTTTGTACATTTCTCTTCTGAAAGTTCAGCGGTCAAACGCAAACTCATGCAAGACTAAGGAGGACATTCAGTGCTTCCCTGAGTCAACACAAACTCAGACAGGACTCTTAAGAGCAAAGACAACAAAGGCAGTGTACTGGCCTCTGACTGGGAAGAAGTCCCAACTCCTTAGGACTTGTGTTTATCTCTGGTGTTGTCCTTTGCGGAATAAAAACACATAATATTTTAtgtctgtcaatcaatcaatcagtcaatcaaatgtatttataaaggccTTTTTACATCAGTAGTTGTCACAAaatgcttatacagaaacccagcccaaaGAGCAACAAATGTAGTTGCCTGGAAACCTGATGTTCAATTGCATTGAATACTACATCGGGCAAAGATTTGCGTTTGAATCAGGAAAATTACTTCTCATgacctctacaagccagaatgttgaataataTAATATTTAATGTACTTTACTGGTTATCCGTGCGGTAGGAATGAGGAAAGTATTATTTTCAAAGCGCTTGTAGTGTGTTCAGATTTCTATCACCTGACGCATGTTCACAAGATAAAAAATACATGCACAATACATGCACAAGAcgcagcaaaattaaggcagttatttCAGAACACATTGTGTGCcttcaggccactactctactaccatatAGGCTACCTACCTAGGCTAcctggg is a genomic window of Salmo trutta chromosome 10, fSalTru1.1, whole genome shotgun sequence containing:
- the LOC115201368 gene encoding glucose-induced degradation protein 4 homolog, producing the protein MPVPAGYLSNTPMAFKSSASLIPPPPINTHQPGVVASLLYSGSKFRGHQKSKGNSYDVEVVLQHVTTEDSYLCGYLKIKGLTEEYPTLTTFFAGEIISRKRPFLTRKWDADEDVDRKHWGKFQAFYQYAKTFNSDEFDYEELKNSDYIFMRWKEQFLVPDHTIKDISGASFAGFYYICFQKSTATIEGYYYHRSSEWYQSLNLTHVLEHSAAIYEFR